Proteins encoded together in one Bactrocera neohumeralis isolate Rockhampton unplaced genomic scaffold, APGP_CSIRO_Bneo_wtdbg2-racon-allhic-juicebox.fasta_v2 cluster11, whole genome shotgun sequence window:
- the LOC126766117 gene encoding RNA-binding protein MEX3B isoform X2, producing the protein MLNNILCFKFHSKWFRQFFNSCKGLVSYCEQTKIQLIFICCKIKALRAKTNTYIKTPVRGEEPVFVVTGRKEDVAKAKREILSAAEHFSLIRATRKPLSDNSCEIVNDSVDGNNCGSIDFRKIPPGPQSIPGQVTKQVRVPYRVVGLVVGPKGATIKHIQHQTQTYIVTPSRDKEPIFEVTGLPDNVESARKQIEAHIALRTGTLSTCGGNNNSSVILSGSTNDVLAVHSLNLLSQILNDPSIDSDLLVSLYKADRMRNTLECEEEIGAKVSETPYTNKINFNINCLENNSIDKESYMKLLQADNIQFQNFNWTHQIPDYINFPTNNANLKKASESNILTDVDHLNHPSSLQKQHNMFTPSQSISSVNHQLQPSQKNQPMLFGNLGCYIQTINIANNSTASNNTSTSGLTHIKYSNSGTQNTSVLTGMARSCSSASSTASSKSANNSGCGSSSRPELINIWKSLGDSLDKDEGIGDSPNIWTLPPPLATLTGSHCSPSTSISPTDSLLGDISTQTHLNNIGMNNIINESHHETDNIKNVLQQPQFKSKDVIECPVNNSANQRRDCLICKSKKITAVLVPCGHNMFCMECANCICELGDAVCPVCSLSVYHAMRILA; encoded by the coding sequence GCTGTAAAATCAAAGCACTTCGCGCAAAGACGAATACTTACATAAAAACACCAGTACGTGGTGAAGAACCAGTCTTTGTAGTTACTGGTCGTAAGGAAGATGTAGCGAAAGCTAAGCGAGAAATATTATCTGCGGCAGAACATTTTAGCTTAATACGTGCTACACGCAAGCCATTATCCGACAACAGCTGTGAAATAGTTAATGATAGTGTGGATGGAAATAATTGTGGATCAATTGACTTCAGGAAGATACCGCCCGGCCCACAGTCTATACCAGGTCAGGTGACCAAACAGGTCAGAGTGCCCTATCGAGTTGTTGGTTTAGTGGTAGGTCCCAAAGGCGCAACTATTAAACATATTCAGCATCAGACACAGACATATATTGTTACACCATCTCGTGATAAAGAACCAATATTTGAAGTGACTGGTTTGCCTGACAACGTTGAATCAGCACGTAAACAAATTGAAGCTCATATTGCTCTTCGCACAGGAACTTTATCCACGTGTGGTGGGAATAACAACAGTTCTGTTATACTGTCAGGTTCGACAAATGATGTACTAGCCGTTCACAGCTTGAATCTTTTAAGCCAAATCCTAAATGACCCCTCAATAGATTCCGATTTACTTGTGTCTCTTTATAAAGCCGATCGCATGCGAAATACTCTAGAATGCGAAGAAGAAATAGGTGCTAAAGTGTCAGAAACGCcatacacaaataaaataaattttaatatcaacTGCTTGGAAAATAATTCCATAGATAAAGAGTCTTATATGAAACTTTTACAGGCTGATAACATACAGTTCCAAAATTTTAACTGGACGCACCAAATTCCTGATTACATAAATTTTCCAACTAATAATGCTAATTTGAAGAAAGCAAGTGAGTCTAACATCCTTACAGATGTAGATCATCTTAATCATCCATCATCTCTGCAAAAGCAGCACAACATGTTTACACCGTCACAGTCTATTTCTAGTGTAAACCATCAGTTGCAACCTTCACAAAAGAATCAGCCAATGCTTTTTGGCAACCTTGGTTGTTATATACAAACAATTAATATTGCAAACAATTCTACTGCTTCAAACAACACGAGTACAAGTGGTTTGACTCATATTAAGTATAGTAACTCGGGTACACAAAACACTAGTGTGTTGACTGGTATGGCTCGGTCTTGTTCATCGGCTTCATCAACTGCGTCATCGAAAAGTGCAAATAACAGTGGTTGTGGTAGTAGCAGCCGACCAGAACTTATTAATATTTGGAAAAGTTTAGGTGATTCCCTTGATAAGGATGAAGGAATCGGAGATTCCCCAAATATTTGGACTTTACCTCCGCCATTGGCAACATTAACAGGGTCTCATTGTTCCCCGTCAACTTCAATAAGTCCGACTGATTCACTTTTGGGCGATATTTCTACACAAACCCACCTAAACAACATTGGCATGAATAACATAATAAACGAATCACATCACGAGAcagataatattaaaaatgtattacagCAACCCCAATTTAAAAGTAAGGATGTAATAGAATGTCCAGTTAACAATTCGGCAAATCAACGACGGGATTGTTTGATCTGTAAGAGTAAGAAAATAACTGCTGTTTTGGTTCCATGCGGTCACAATATGTTCTGTATGGAATGTGCCAATTGCATTTGTGAACTAGGGGATGCAGTTTGTCCCGTTTGCAGTTTAAGCGTTTATCATGCTATGCGTATACTAGCATAA